In Microbulbifer elongatus, the DNA window CACGGTATTGCACCACCGGGGTGGAGACTGCTACGACGTGAAATGCTCGGCATCGCCGCTGCGCACCAGTGGTGGCCTGGTACTGGGTGCGGTCCTCGTATGCCAGGATATAACGGAAACCCGCCAGCTGATTCAGCAGTTGCGCTACAAGGCGAGTCACGACCATCTCACCCACCTGCCCAACCGCGAAGCCTTCCGGCGGGAATTGCTGGAAGCGGTGAGTACGGTGCGCAATACCGAGCGGGTGCATGTACTGGCGTATATGGATCTGGACCGTTTCAAGGTCATCAATGACAGTGCAGGCCACCAGGCCGGTGATGCACTGCTGAAAAATGTAGCGCGCTTCCTGCGCGGGCATCTGCGCGAATCCGATTGTGTGGCGCGGTTGGGCGGCGATGAATTTGGCATTCTGTTGCGCGACTGCGACAAAACCCGGGGGCTTGCCCGCTGTGAACAACTGGTGCGAAAAATTATTGCCCTACGCTTCCCGTGGAGCGGCAGAATTTTTGATGTGGGTGCCAGTGTGGGTGTCACGGAGATCTCGCACGGCAATAGCCAGGTAGCGGATTTGATGAGTCAGGCGGATGTTGCCTGTTACTCCGCGAAGCATGCGGGGCGTGGTGTGGTGATGTTGTACGAGGCCGACCGCAGCGCTGCGGCGGAGCAGCACCGGGAAATTCATATGGCCTCACGCATCCGCACAGCACTGGATGAGGGGAGTTTTCAGCTGTATGCACAACCGATCGCCAGCGCCGGTGACCGAACCCGAATTCATCACTACGAAGTGTTGGTGCGCATGCTGGATAACAACGGAAAGCGGATTCTGCCCGGGGCTTTTATCCCGGCCGCGGAGCGCTACGGTCTGATGCAGCAGATTGACAGCTGGATTGTGCGCGAGCTGTTCCAGAACCAGGGCGCGGCAGTGGCTGCCAGCGGACTCAAATTTGCCCTGAATCTTTCCGCAGACGCCCTGGGTGACAGCCTGTTCCAGCGCCAGTTCTTCGGGTTGCTGGCAGAGTCCGCGATACCACCCCAGCGGCTGGGAATGGAAATTACCGAAACCGCAATGATCAACCAGATGGATAGCGCCAGCCAGTTTGTATCGGATTTGCGGGCTATGGGATGTACGGTCGCCCTGGACGATTTTGGAAACGGGTTGAGCTCGTTCAATTATCTGAAAAATTTCGCCATCGACTACATCAAGATCGACGGCAGTTTTGTTCGGCAGGTGGATTCCAATTTCGTCGATCTGATGATTGTGGAGTCCATCAATCAGGTGGCACATCGCCTGAAGGCGCAGACAATAGCCGAATTCGTTGAGGATCAGGCGACGGCCGAAAAGTTGCAGACCATCGGGGTCGATCTGGTGCAGGGCTACCATATCGGGCGGCCGCGGCCACTACAGGAAGTACTCGAAGAGGCCTCGCTATCGGAGGTCGAGGAAGGAAGTGCGGTATTCAGCCCCTAGGGGCTGATGATCCGGATGGCGGCGCGGCGATGGCCTGCTGCCATCACCGCTGACACCATCCGCAGCGTGTTTACTGGCGAATATTGCCCAGATGCTTGCCGACGATCTGCAGTAGCGGCTTGAAGGTTTTGGGGGTGGCGCAGACCAGATTGCCGGAGTCGAGGTAGCTATTGCCCCCGCGGAAGTCACTGATCAGGCCGCCGGCCTCTTTTACCAGCAGTGATCCTGCAGCGATATCCCAGGTATTCAGGTACATCTCCCAGAAGCCGTCAAAGCGCCCGGCGGCCACGTAGGCCAGGTCGAGGGCGGCGGCGCCCGGGCGGCGGATGCCCGCCGTCTGGCCGGCGATTTCTTTCATCGCCCCGAGGTAGCCGTCGATATTGTCAAATGAGTCCCCGTTGAACGGGATGCCGGTACCGATCAGCGCACCGTTCAGTCCCTGGCGGTTGGAGACGCGGATTCGGCGGCCATTGAGCGCGGCGCCGCGCCCGCGGCTGGCGGTAAATTCTTCTCGTTTGATGGGGTCCAGTACCACCGCGTGCTCGATCTGGCCCTTGTGTTTACAGGCGATCGAAATGGCGAAGTGTGGGAGGCCGTGGATAAAATTGGTGGTGCCGTCCAGCGGATCGATGATCCACTCGTATTCCGGCTCGGCGCCTTCCTGGATGCCGCTTTCTTCGGCGCGAATGCTGTGCTTGGGGTAGGCCTTGCGCAGGTGGTAAATGATTTCCTGCTCACTGGCCTTGTCCACTTCCGTCACGTAATCGTTGCGGCCCTTCTCTTCAAACTTCATCAGGTCGCCGCGCTCCCAGGCGCGTTCGATCAGTTCACCGGCCTTGCGCGCCGCGCGCAGGGCAATATTCAGCATGGGTTCCATAGGAATTCCGCGATCAGTAGTGGATTGTGAATGGTAAAAAGCAATGTCAGGCCTGCCGACGGGCGCGATTGTAGGGATTCCCGTTCAATTTTGCTACACTCCGCGCCCGTTTTATAACAGGCAAGTGTAGAGTGACCGGGCAGATGCATGCTACCCGGGTTTCCCTGTCTCCACGCTGCGCCCGATGCGGCCTCAATTCAGTTCTATACCCGGATTCACCATGGCGACCTCTCCTTCGGCAACCTCAACCCAAATGGCTTCCCAGTCAGCTCTCGCGGCACTGGATAATATCCGTGTGGTGCTGGTGAACAGCGCGCATCCCGGCAACATCGGTGGTGCTGCGCGCGCGCTGAAGAATATGGGACTGAGCCAGCTCTATCTGGTGCAGCCTCGGGAGTTTCCCGCTGCCAACGCGGTCTGGCGTGCGGCGGGTGCGGCGGAGCTGCTCGATACCGCGGTGGTGGTCGAGACTCTGGAAGAGGCGGTGGCCGATTGTGGTCTGGTGGTGGCGACCAGTGCCCGCGAGCGCCGTATCCCCTGGCCGCTGCTGACACCGCGGGAGTGCGGCGTGCGCGCCGTGGCGGAAGCCAGGGCGCACCCGGTGGCGCTCGTGTTCGGCCGCGAGGACCGCGGTTTGACCAACGAGGAGTTGCAGGCCTGCAACTATCACGTACATATCCCCGCCAATCCGGAATACAGCTCCCTGAACCTGGCCACTGCGGTACAGGTGCTGGTGTATGAGGCGCGCATGGCGGCGCTGGAGGCGGACAAGGGTGAAGCGCTCAAATTCACCGATTGGGACAGACCGCCGGCGAAAGCCAACGATATGGAGCTTTACTACGAGCACCTGGAGCTCGCACTGGCGGAGCTCGGATTTATCGATCCGGACAATCCCCGGCAGACCATGACCCGCCTGCGCCGACTGTTCAGTCGCGTGCGCCCGGACGATATGGAGCTGGGGATCCTGCGCGGTATGCTGACCGCTATCCAGAACCATATTCACCGCAGTGGTGGTAAGGGGCGCCCGGACTGACCGGGGGCCCCGGATATGACCGGTTGGTTAACAGTGATAACCAACCGGTCTAAGTAACCGCCAAATACCCGACCGCAACACTCGGCTATATACTTGACTGAAGTAGTGGGTTATTCCATACTCGCGCCCCGAATCAGTAGTACCGGTGAGGGTTGCAGGGCATCCGCGGATGCCGGGCGCATACCTTGTCCGGACTGCCAGGTGCGACTTTCCAGGAGAGGGTATGCGGTTAACAACCAAAGGGCGGTATGCGGTCACAGCGATGCTGGACCTGGCGTTGCACGCCGAACGCGGTCCCATCAGCCTGGCGGATATTTCCAAGCGCCAGGAAATCTCCCTGTCCTACCTGGAACAGCTTTTTTCCCGCCTGCGCCAGTCTGGCCTGGTGTCCAGTGTACGTGGCCCCGGTGGTGGTTACCGTCTGGCGCGACCCGCTGCGGAGATTTGCGTGGCGGAAATCATTGATGCGGTCAATGAGTCCGTGGATGCCACCAGCTGTGGCGGCAACAGCGACTGTTCCGGCGGTGAGCAATGCCTCACCCACTACCTGTGGACAGATCTCAGTCACCAGATTCACAGCTTTCTCAACGGCATCAGTCTCGCGGACATGGTCGCACGTGCGGAAGTGCAGGAAGTGGCCCGTCGTCAGGATGGGCGCGGTGCCGCGATGGGTGACACCATAGAGCAGAAAGTAGCGATTATCGGCGGCTTGCAGTAAGGTGCCGGCCGCTCGGTCAGGCTCGGCGGTCTGACCACAGCAACATAGAACGCAATTTTAGCGACAGCAGTAAGGCGTCGACGGAAATCGGCGAGTGGAGACAAGAGATTATGAAGCTTCCCATTTATCTGGATTATTCGGCAACTTGCCCGGTAGACCCCCGCGTCGCCAGTAAAATGGCGGAGCAGTTGACCATGGAAGGCAACTTTGGCAACCCGGCCTCCCGCTCTCACCTGTTCGGCTGGAAAGCGGAAGAGGCGGTGGAAGATGCCCGCCGCCACGTGGCGGAACTGGTCAATGCGGATCCGCGCGAAATCGTCTGGACCAGCGGCGCGACCGAATCCGACAACCTCGCGATCAAGGGCGCTGCGCACTTCTATCAGGGGCGCGGCAAGCACATCATCACCTCCAAGATCGAGCACAAAGCGGTGCTGGACACCTGTCGTCAGCTGGAGCGTGAAGGCTTTGAGGTGACCTACCTGAATCCGAAGGAAGACGGCATCGTCTATCCGGAGCAGGTGGAGGAAGCGCTGCGCGAAGACACCATTCTGGTGAGCCTGATGCACGTCAATAACGAGATTGGCGTGATCAACGATATCGCCGCCATCGGCGAACTGCTGCGGCCGAAAAAGATCATTTTCCACGTGGACGCCGCACAGAGTGCCGGCAAAATCGATATCGACCTGGCGGAACTGAAAGTGGACCTGATGTCCTTCTCCGCCCACAAGGTTTACGGCCCCAAAGGTATTGGCGCCCTGTACGTACGCCGCAAGCCGCGCGTGCGTATCGAAGCCCAGATGCACGGTGGTGGCCACGAGCGCGGCATGCGTTCCGGCACCCTGGCTACGCACCAGATCGTCGGTATGGGGGAAGCTTTCCGGATCGCCAAAGAAGAGATGGCGGAAGAGGCCAAACGCATGATTGCCCTGCGCGACCGCTTCTGGAGCCAGATCAGCGATATGGAAGAAGTGCACATCAACGGCTCTGCGGAGCAACGCGTACCGGGCAACCTGAACGTAAGCTTCGCATTTGTGGAAGGCGAGAGCCTGATTATGTCCCTGAAGGATCTGGCGATTTCTTCCGGTTCCGCCTGTACTTCCGCAAGCCTGGAGCCCAGCTATGTGCTGCGCGCCCTGGGTGTGAATGATGAGCTGGCCCACAGCTCCCTGCGCTTCAGCTTTGGCCGTTTTACCACGGAACAGGACGTGGATACTGCGGCCAAAGAAGTAAGGAAGGCAGTGGAAAAACTGCGCGAGCTGTCCCCACTCTGGGATATGTACAAGGATGGTGTTGATCTCAGCACCATCGAATGGGCAGCCCACTAACGCACTGCCGAAATCAGGAATTTTTGAGAGGGTATAGTCATGGCCTATAGCGATAAAGTAATTGACCACTACGAGCACCCCCGTAACGTTGGTCGTCTTGACGACAAGGCGGACAACGTGGGTACCGGCATGGTCGGCGCCCCGGCCTGTGGTGACGTAATGCGTCTGCAGATTCAGGTAAACGACAACGGCATCATCGAAGACGCCAAGTTCAAGACCTACGGGTGTGGTTCTGCCATCGCCTCCAGCTCCCTGCTCACCGAATGGGTGAAAGGTAAGTCTCTGGACGAAGCGGCGCAGATCAAGAACACCGAGATTGCCGAAGAGCTGGCGCTGCCGCCGGTGAAAATTCACTGCTCGGTACTGGCGGAAGACGCCATCAAGGCGGCGGTGAGCAATATCCGTGAGAAGCGCGGTGAGAAGAGCGGCGAGGCCGCAGAGCAGGCTGCCGGATAAGCTCTGGTAACTGGTTGAGAAGCAAGAAGTAAGGAGTAGCACCGATGGCAATTACCATGACCGAAGCGGCCCGGGCACACGTTGCCAAACAACTGGCCAGTCGCGGTAAAGGTATTGGTATTCGCGTGGGCGTGAAGACCGCCGGCTGCTCCGGTATGGCGTACGTGCTCGAGTTTGTCGATCAGGCGGAAGCGGAAGACGAGGTGTTCGACGCGGGCGACGTGAAGCTGATCGTCGATCCCAAGAGCCTTGCTTACCTGGACGGCACCGAGCTGGATTTTGTCAAAGAGGGGCTGAATGAAGGTTTTGCCTTCAGGAATCCCAACGTCAAGAATGAGTGCGGTTGCGGCGAGAGTTTCCACGTTTAGGGCGCAAGCGCAGCAGCAACAAGGCCGGGTGCGCGACTGCATGCCGGCCTTTTTGTTATCTGGCGCTACTTTCTTGATTGGCCCCGCCCGGTCGCACCTGATTGCAGAAACGCGCAGTGAACACTATGCAACAGAATTACTTCGAAATTTTTGGTCTTCCGGTCTCCTACACGGTGGATCGCCAGGCATTGGCGCAGCGCTACCGCGAATTGCAGCAGGAATTTCATCCGGACCGCTTTGCCGCCAAATCTGAGCGCGAGCAGAGGCTGGCCATGCAGTACGCGGCGCAGATCAATGAGGCCAATAATACGCTGAAAGATCCGGTTGCCCGCGCCGCTTATCTGCTGCAATTGGCGGGGGTGCAGATCAACCCCGAACAGACCACCGCCGATGGCGAATTCCTGATGCAGCAGATGATTCTGCGCGAGCGCCTCGAAGAGGTGCGCGACGCGGCAGACCCGGAAGCGGAACTCGAAGACCTCGGTAGCGAAACCGCGCAACTGTTCAACGCTCAGGAGCAGGCATTTGCGCAGGCACTTGAAAATAACGCGCTGGAAGATGGCAAAAATGCGCTACTGAAACTGCAGTTTCTCGCCAAACTGCAGCGCCAGATTGAAGAGCTCGAAGAAGATTTACTGGATTGATACAGAACTATGGCTTTACTGCAGATCTCCGAACCCGGCCAGACCCCCGAACCCCATGAGCGCAAGCGCGCGGTGGGTATCGACCTAGGCACCACCAACTCCCTGGTGGCAACGGTACGCAGCGGCTCTGCGGAAGCGCTGCCCGCGCAAGATGGCAAGGTCATTCTGCCCTCGGCGGTGCGTTATACCGAGCAGGGTGTGGAAGTCGGTTATGCAGCCCGCGCTGCGGCGGGTGATGACCCCTACAACACCCTGATCTCCATCAAGCGATTTATGGGGCGCGGCATCGCTGATATCAAACACTTCGGCGAGCAGCTGCCGTACCGCTTTAGTGAAGACAGCTCCGGCATGCCGTCTATCGAGACGGTGGCCGGTACGGTAAACCCGGTGCAGGTGTCCGCGGAGATTCTCAAGGTTCTTGCCCAGCGCGGGGCCGAATCCCTGGGCGGCCCGTTGGACGGAGCGGTCATTACCGTGCCGGCCTACTTTGATGATGCCCAGCGTCAGGCCACCAAGGATGCCGCCAAACTGGCGGGGCTGAATGTGTTGCGTCTGCTCAATGAGCCTACCGCCGCCGCGGTGGCCTACGGTCTCGACAAATCGGAAGATGGCAGTGACGCCGCCGACAAAACCATCGCGGTCTACGATCTGGGCGGCGGCACTTTCGATATTTCTATTCTGCGTCTGTCCAAAGGAGTATTTGAGGTACTGTCCACCGGTGGCGACAGCGCCCTGGGCGGGGACGATTTTGACCGAGCCATCGCCGAGTGGATGGCGGCGGAAGCGGGCCTCGGCACCGACCACGATGCGGGCACCCAGCGCAAACTGCTGAATGCGGCCTGCGCGGCCAAAGAGGCACTGGCGAGCGATTCCGTGGTAGACGTCACCTACGGCGACTGGTCTGCACAACTGGATCGCGACAAATTGGCAGAGCTGCTCGACCCGCTGATCAGCAAAACCCTGCGTGCCTGCAAGCGCGCCCTGCGCGATGCGGACCTCAGTGCCGAGGATGTTCAGGAAGTGGTACTGGTGGGCGGTTCCACCCGCACCCTGCGTGTGCGGGAAAAAGTGCAGGAATTTTTCGGCCGTGCGCCGCACGCGGATATCGACCCGGATCAGGTGGTCGCCATTGGCGCGGCGATTCAGGCAGATGTGCTGGTGGGCAACAAGTCCCGCGAAGATCTGTTGCTGCTCGACGTGATTCCGCTGTCTCTGGGGATCGAGACTATGGGGGGGCTGACCGAAAAGCTGATCCATCGCAATACCACGATTCCGGTGGCCAAGGCCCAGGAATTCACCACTTTCAAAGACGGCCAGACCGCCATGGCCATTCACGTGGTGCAGGGCGAGCGCGAACTGGTGAGCGATTGCCGCTCCCTGGCCCGCTTCGAACTGCGCGGAATCCCGCCCATGGTGGCCGGTGCCGCGCATATTCGCGTGACCTACCAGGTGGATGCCGACGGACTGCTGTCGGTGACCGCGATGGAAAAGAGCAGCGGTGTGCAGGCGGAAATTACCGTCAAGCCGTCCTACGGCCTTGAGGATTCCGAGATCACCCGCATGTTGCAGGACTCCTATGCCAACGCCGAGGAAGATATTGCCGTGCGCGCCCAGCGCGAGGCGCAGGTGGAAGCGGAGCGCACCCTGGAGGCGATGATTGTCGCCTTGCAGGAAAATGGTGCGGAGCTGCTCAGCGAGCGCGAGCTGGACGAACTGGAGCGCGCCATGGAAGCCCTGCGCCTGGCCCATAACGGCGGCACTGCGGAAGAGATCCGCGCCCGTATCGATGAGCTCAATGCGCTGTCCGAGCCCTTCGCCGCGCGCCGTATGGACGCCTCCATCAAACGCGCCATGCAGGGCCATAGTCTGGACGAATTTGACAAGCCCTGAGGGGCGGTCGCCGATCAAGAGAAATAAGTTATGCCGAAAATTGTATTCCTGCCCCATGAAGAACTGTGCCCCGATGGCAAAGTGATTGAAGTGGAACCGGGCATCAGTGTGTGCGACGCCGCGCTGAAAAACGGTGTGGACATTGAGCACGCCTGTGAAAAGGCCTGCGCCTGTACCACCTGTCATGTGATCGTGCGTGAAGGCTTTGATTCCCTGGGGGAGCCGGATGAGCTGGAAGAGGATCTGTTGGATAAGGCCTGGGGCCTGGAGCCGGAGTCCCGCCTGTCCTGTCAGGCAATCGTGGACGAGGAAGATCTTGTGGTCGAGATTCCCAAATACACCATTAACCAGGTTTCCGAGAAACACTGAGGGCTGCCGGAATGAAATGGACCGACATTCACGATATTGCCATTGATCTCAGCGACACCCATCCGGACGTAGACCCCCTGCGGGTCAACTTCGTCGACCTGCGCAAGTGGGTGATGGATCTACCGGAGTTTGACGACGACCCCGAGCGCTGCGGCGAGAAGATCCTCGAGGCCATCCAGGCCGCCTGGATCGAAGAAAACGAGTAAAGCCCGTCAGCCGGCACCGGATCGAGTTCGGCGTGACAAAGCGATCCGGCATCCAGGGCCGTAGGGTGGATAAGCGCAGCGCATCCACCAATTCAAATGGTACAAACTTCACCTCAACACGCGTATAATCCGCGCTCCGCGAACCTGGTTTGGTTAAATAATCGACAGTTTGCGCGGTGAGGGAATTCAGGGAAGAGCAACCTGGGCCTACTCTCTTGAAATACGATGGCCGCGACGGAGACCGTTTTGTCGCAAGCCAAGGCGCTGTGAGTGCGGTGTGGTTATTCCACATAAGCGAACAGCAACGCGGGATTGCGGCAAAACGGTCCCGTCCCTTCGGGTTGCGCCCCAAAACGGGCCATGCAGCGTTGCTCGTCGCTCATTTAGCCCGCTAAACCACGCTCCTTGCGCCTTGCCTGGCCCGTTTTGGGGCAGCAACGCGGCTATCGAATTCCAAGAGAGTAGGCCCTGAGTTGCTCTTTTCGTATCTTTATTAAGACAATTTTTTTGCAAAACCTAGAAATGGAGAAAATCATGGCCGTGGAACGTACCCTGTCCATCATCAAGCCGGACGCCGTTGCCAAGAACGTTATCGGTGAAATCGAGAGCCGCTTTGAGAAAGCGGGCCTTCGCATTGTTGCCATGAAAATGGTGCAGCTGTCCCAGGAAAAGGCGGAAGGTTTCTACGCCGAGCATAAAGAGCGTCCTTTCTTCAAAGATCTGGTTGAATTCATGACTTCCGGTCCGGTTGTTGTGCAGGTCCTGGAAGGCGAGAACGCCATTCTGGCCAACCGCGACCTGATGGGCGCCACCAACCCGAAAGAAGCCGACGCTGGCACCATCCGTGCAGACTTCGCCGAGAGCATCGATGCCAACGCCGTGCACGGCTCCGACTCCGCTGCTTCTGCCGAGCGCGAAGTGAGCTACTTCTTCTCTGCAGAAGAAATCTGCGCGCGCTAATCAGCCCGCAATCGTCATCCCGGGCCTGGCCCGGGATCCAGCCCGCTGGATGCCGGATCGCTTTGTCACGCCGGACTCGATCCGGTGCCGGCATGACGGAATGTTCGAATATCCGCACCGCAATCGGTGCAAGGTGAATCCATGACCGAAGTACAGGCCGTAGAGGCTGAAACCAAGCAAGCCGAAAAAGTGAACCTGCTGGGTCTGTCCGTAGACAAGCTCGCGGATTTCTTTGCCGGTTTGGGTGAGAAGCGTTTCCGCGCGGTGCAGGTCCTCAAGTGGATTCATCAGAACGGGGTGGACGATTTCGAGCAGATGACCAATGTCAGCAAGGCGATGCGTGCCAAGCTGTCGGAGATCGCCGAAGTTCGCGCTCCTAAAGTCCTCAAGCAGATGGACTCCGCCGACGGTACCCGCAAGTGGCTGATCGAAGTCAGCGGCGGCAATGTGATCGAGACTGTCTACATTCCCGATGGCGATCGCGGCACCCTGTGTGTTTCCTCCCAGGTGGGCTGTTCCCTGGATTGCAGCTTCTGTGCCACGGGCAAGCAGGGCTTCAACCGCGACCTGACCGCGGCCGAGATCATTGGCCAGGTGTGGATCGCGTGCAAATCTTTTGGTCAGTTGCAGCCCCCTCAACCGAAACAAGAGCGTCCACGCAAGGTGACCAACGTGGTGATGATGGGCATGGGAGAACCCCTGCTCAATTTCGACAATGTGGTCGATGCCATGAACCTGATGATGGAAGACAATGCCTACGGCATTTCCAAGCGTCGGGTGACCCTGAGTACCTCAGGAGTGGTGCCCGCCCTGGACCGTCTGGCGGAAGTGACCGATGTCAGTCTGGCGATCTCTCTGCACGCGCCGAATGATGAGCTGCGCAACGTGCTGGTGCCCATCAACAAGAAGTATCCCATCGCCATGCTGCTCGACAGCGCCAAGCGCTATATCGAGAATATGCCGGACAATCACCGCAAGATGACCATCGAGTACACCATGATCCGGGAAGTGAATGACCGCCCGGAACACGCCGAGCAGCTGGCGGAGTTGTTGCGAGATGTGCCGGTAAAGATAAATCTGATACCCTTCAACCCGTTCGAGCTGTCCGATTATCAGCGGGTCAGCAACAACGCTTTGCGACGTTTTCAACAGATTTTGTTGGACAAAGGCTATACCGTAACCGTGCGTACCACCCGTGGCGATGATATTGCTGCGGCCTGTGGCCAGCTGGCCGGCCAGGTAAACGACCGCACCCGCCGCTCCGAGCGTTATCGCAACGCGGAGCGCCCGGTGAGAATTGTGGGTCAGGCTTAACGGCTTCGATCGCTTCCGGGCATTGCCGAATGGATTTGGCGTGCGAGGTTGTACGCACCCCATAACCATAAGGTGAGGCTAGTGTTAGCAAGAACTTCCCATCCGGCCCTCCTTGCCGGGTTACTGATTACCCTGTTACTGGGGGGCTGCGTCACCACCGGTCCCGGTGGTAAGCAAATCGATCTCGACAAGGCCCGGGAGACCCATATTCAACTCGGGCTGCGCTATCTGCAAAGTGGTAGCGACAACCGCGAGATGGCCCGCCACCACTTCCAGGAAGCCCTCAAACTGGGCAAAAGAGATCCGCGGGCTCATCACGGCATGGCCCTGCTGTATCAGGCGGATGGCGAGCTGAAAGTAGCCGAGTCTCACTTCGAGAAAGCGCTGCGCTACGACCGCAAATTTTCCATGGCGCGGGTGAACTACGGTGTGTTTCTGTACCAGCAGGAGCGCTATCGGGACGCCCGGGAGCAATTCAAGATCGCCTCCGAAGACCTGTCCTACAACCGCCGTTCCTACGCGCTGGCCAACCTCGGCCGCGCCGAGCTCCGCTTGCACGAACTGGAGAGTGCCGAGCAGGCGTTCACCAAGGCGCTGGCGCTGAGCCCCGGTCTGCCGGTGGCACTGCTTGAACTGGCCGAGCTCAAATTCGAAAAGCAGGACTACACCCAGGCCAAGCAGTACCTGGATCGGTTTACCGAGAGCAACCGGCAGGTCCCCCAGTCCCTGTGGTTGGGTATTCGCATTGAGAAAATCTTTGGTAATCGCGACAAGGAAAGAAGTTACGCCCTGGCGTTGAAAAACCTCTTTCCCTATTCAGCGGAAACACTGAAATACCAGCAGATGATGGCCGAAAATGAGCAGCAGTGATCCGATTTCAGAGCCGGCAGAGCGGGCCGGTGAATCCGTATCCGTTGGCAGCCAGTTGCGCTTTGCTCGCGAACAGGCTGGGTTGGGAGTGGATGAGCTGGCGCGCCGCCTGTGTATGACGCCGGACAAGCTGGAGGCGCTGGAGCGGGACGACTTCGAGCGCCTTGCCGGCGCTACCTATGTCCGTGGATACATCCGCAATACCTGTAAAGAACTGGGGCTGGATTCTGCCCCGGTTCTGCAAACCTTTGAGCAGCAGATGCCTGCAGCAGCGGCGGTGCACGTACCGGAAATGCCCCGTGGCGCGGTAATGGCGCGCGGCGAGCAGGGTGGTGGTGGCGCGCTGTTTGGTCCCGCCGTGCTGGTGCTCGCGCTCGCTGCCGCGGGTGGCTACTGGTGGTTTGGCCTGCAGCAGGGGAATACATCGCCGGCGGTTGATCCGGCAATGACTGACGTCAGTACCGACAATTTATTTACCACCGAGGCCGCGCCCGCATTGGCGGGCGAGGCGGCCCGCGGGGATGACATCCTGGCGACTGCCCCAGCGGAACCCGGCGATGTCGAAGTGCCGGTTGCGGACTTGACAGAAACCGCTGCCGAGGTGGCACCTGCACAGGACGCGACGCAGGCGGCTGAGGAAAATACTCAACCGTTGGCTGCGGCGATCGAAGCGGCCTCGCCAGAGGTTGCGGCGGAGCCAGAAGTGGCCGAACCCGTTGCAGCCCAGGCGCCTTCCGTTGCCGAAGAGCCCGCTGCCGGTGCTGTGGGGGGCGTGCCTGCACAGGGGTTGTCGCTGGCCTTCAGTGAGGAGTCCTGGGTGGAAGTGACCGATGCCACAGGCAATAAACTGCTGGCCAAGCTGCAACCGGCCGGGTCTACGGTAGAGCTGACCGGTGAGGCGCCTTTCAGCCTGATGCTGGGTAATGCCGCCGCCACCACCGTCAGCTATGCCGGTGAGGTGGTCGACAGTAAGCCGATCGGCAATCGCCGTACTCGCAAGCTGACTGTGGGTGGTTGACCGGGCTGTTTGAATCAATCCATCTATCTAGTAGGAGCCTGCCCCGCAGGCGGGCAGAAGTAGCTCCGGCGCGGACCGCTTGCAGGGCAGGCGCCTACCGACACAGCGACTCCCAAGGCTCGCAGGGTGGATTTTCACCCGTACCCTGTAGGTTTCCCGCCAACCTATCTATAATCCGTCCCGTTTTTACTATCCATCAACCGGCAAAAACCAACGCAGGTTCCGTTATGCAGTTTGAGTCACCCATAGTCCGCCGCGTGTCACGCCAGATCATGGTGGGCAAT includes these proteins:
- a CDS encoding RodZ domain-containing protein — its product is MSSSDPISEPAERAGESVSVGSQLRFAREQAGLGVDELARRLCMTPDKLEALERDDFERLAGATYVRGYIRNTCKELGLDSAPVLQTFEQQMPAAAAVHVPEMPRGAVMARGEQGGGGALFGPAVLVLALAAAGGYWWFGLQQGNTSPAVDPAMTDVSTDNLFTTEAAPALAGEAARGDDILATAPAEPGDVEVPVADLTETAAEVAPAQDATQAAEENTQPLAAAIEAASPEVAAEPEVAEPVAAQAPSVAEEPAAGAVGGVPAQGLSLAFSEESWVEVTDATGNKLLAKLQPAGSTVELTGEAPFSLMLGNAAATTVSYAGEVVDSKPIGNRRTRKLTVGG